The Sulfurimonas aquatica genomic sequence AAAAATTTGTAGTGGCATTAAATGTTAAATCACCATCAGAGTACAATGCTGCCGTAAAGTCATTATCACTATCTGTGGTGAGTTTAGTTTTTGCTAGCATTGCAAATTCATGAGCAGCATGCGATGACGTGGTCTTAAAGCCAGAGCCAGTTTGAATTACATCTGCATATATTGTAAGTGAAGCCCCCGGATTTATATTTATTTGATTATCAGATCCAAAGAGAACCTTATTTGCATATATGACGACATCACCAGTGATATTTATCACATCATCACTACCAAGGAGAAATTCGCTCACAACTTTTATAGTAGTGCTTTCAAATGTTAGAGTTCTATTTCCTCTTAACTCTAATTTACTGTACTCTTTTGGTGTTGATATAGTTGTAGAATTTAATTTGACCTCTCCATCACTACCGCTACCTGTATCAAGTGTAAAACTATAAGGGGATACTTCTGTACCTGTTAGCATACATGGACTTATACCATCACATGTCTCTCCATTGCCGTTATTTATATTAGTACTTATTACTTGACCTATGGGGGAAGTTCCAGTTACTGTAGCGGCACCAAAGGTTATGCTACCGCCAGGCAGAGAGTTTAAAGGCCCTTCAAATGTATTTGTACACGGATCAAATACGGCTGCATTAAGCGACAAAGGCAAGAAAAAAATATTAAAAAGTAAAAAAAGTGTGTAAAAAGACTTCATGGTGGACTCCTATAAAAGAGTAAAAATTACAGCACAAAACAACGGGGCTCAGTAGTAATTATTACTTATAATATTACATTATCTTCCCGATTAGCTTTGAAAAAGCTTAAAATAAGCTATTTTATCTATAAAGTATCTAATTATAAAAGTAGTATTAAATTATTATTCTTTATTTAAAAAATCAGAAATCTTTTCAGCAACGCCATACTCTTTTGAGTCGGCTAGAATGATTTGTGCGGCTTTGTTATTATCCGTATTATAAATTACAGGGCCTATGAAATTGACTATAGAATCTTCTATTGGCGTTTGTATAAGTACAATGTTTAAGATAAGAAGGTTTGATTTTTCTGAGATATCTAGTAGTGTTTTGATATTTTGGGGAACTTCAAAGTCATACTCTCTTAAAACAAAAGGATTTATCATAGTAAAAGATATATTTTCATCTTTACAAGATACCATTTTCATAAAGATATCATCAATCTTTTGTAGTTCAACTTCTTTTACATCTTCGAAACCTAAAAGAGGTACTGATATATCAAATTTCATTTAAAACCCTTGTGCATAATGTTTGTATTAAACTTAATAAAGCATAATTTGTACCTACTTTAAAGAGATATATAACTCTTTTAGATAAAATAACAACTTATATAAAATACAGGAATACTTTTTTATGATAATACAAAAAAAATTAATACTTACTTTTTTTACAATACTAATTTTGTTTAGTGGCTGTGCAAAAGAAGTAGATGAGTATAATAAGCCAGCTCTATTTTGGTATGCAAAGATAATTGAAGCTATATCAGATGGAACTATTGACAAAGCAGATAACTATTATTCCTCACTTCAAGGAGAGCATATAGGCTCACCTCTTTTACCAGAGGCAACTATGATACTTGCTATCGCACATATGCAGTATGAAGAGTATCTCTTAAGTGAGCATTTTTTAAATGAGTATATTAAACGCTATGCAAATCCTAATGAGAAAGAGTTTGCGGAGTTTTTAAAGATAAAAGCAAAATATTTGGCTCTGCCAAATCCAAGACGTGATCAAGTTCTGATAAACGATGCAATTCTTGAAGCAAAGCAGTTTAGATATAACTACTCTAACTCTATGTACTTGAGCTCTATCGACAGCATGATTACGAACCTTTATATGGCTGATGCAGCACTCAATGAGAGTATTGCATCTCTATATGGTAGACTTGATAAACCTAAAAGTGAACAGTACTATCGTGATATAAAGCCTCAACCATGGATAGAATGGAATAATATTGATAGAGCAGATACACCATGGTATAGAGAGTGGTTTGAAGGTGATGGCACATCTAGTTGGTATGAGTATCTAATACCTGAGACACAGAGTGTAGTTTCACGCAACTCTGTAAAAGAAACAAATACAACAAAATAAATATAAGGTGATAATGTATGCAACTAAGTAATTATGGAGAGTTTCCAGCAGATATACCAGTAATAGCTGAGGATGAACTTTTTTTATACCCCTTTATGATTTCACCACTTTTCTTAAGTGATGAAGAGAATATTAGTGCAGCAACTAAGGCTATAGAAGAGAACTCTTTAGTTATAGTTTGTACG encodes the following:
- the fliW gene encoding flagellar assembly protein FliW, whose translation is MKFDISVPLLGFEDVKEVELQKIDDIFMKMVSCKDENISFTMINPFVLREYDFEVPQNIKTLLDISEKSNLLILNIVLIQTPIEDSIVNFIGPVIYNTDNNKAAQIILADSKEYGVAEKISDFLNKE
- the bamD gene encoding outer membrane protein assembly factor BamD gives rise to the protein MIIQKKLILTFFTILILFSGCAKEVDEYNKPALFWYAKIIEAISDGTIDKADNYYSSLQGEHIGSPLLPEATMILAIAHMQYEEYLLSEHFLNEYIKRYANPNEKEFAEFLKIKAKYLALPNPRRDQVLINDAILEAKQFRYNYSNSMYLSSIDSMITNLYMADAALNESIASLYGRLDKPKSEQYYRDIKPQPWIEWNNIDRADTPWYREWFEGDGTSSWYEYLIPETQSVVSRNSVKETNTTK